A region of Salvia splendens isolate huo1 chromosome 17, SspV2, whole genome shotgun sequence DNA encodes the following proteins:
- the LOC121773995 gene encoding uncharacterized protein LOC121773995 isoform X1, translating into MRGGLGLRFIMLKYTSLSMNYCCIDEVELKDDTERNLEELEFIGNCLHQDIPANPGIVCVGDTMYMFGGVIYSVPQPVLSKQITLTNYLSFAPLPSDSSPVTWTRSPTGMSVDRVNPMVAPLHDGRIFICGGTYIRSSWAEVYDPKTCQFLSLQLPTSVAKIPIPRSCFQYTNELVLIYYDAWFYNQDEYEGRARMSYNIEGYEPTLLQYNLVSNYRQVFARELPEPYYERFKRNLVYVGGDILFMMDYSSRWLVYNLSSKKVGNVEVELPDTDVIEAFYVGNTHTTSTSWLFYVFLRHMVNYTTSGVRYAKVEVVQGKDGDYIATVQMNGVLRVRPFSDMHMFGFKARSKRDAEEQPPEKKGKEKMMRIE; encoded by the exons ATGAGGGGTGGTCTAGGTCTACGCTTCATTATGTTGAAGTACACGTCTCTGAGTATGAACTACTGTTGTATTGACGAGGTGGAATTGAAGGATGATACTGAACGTAATCTAGAAGAATTAGAATTTATAGGAAATTGTTTGCATCAGGACATTCCGGCTAACCCTGGAATTGTTTGTGTCGGTGATACCATGTACATGTTCGGAGGTGTCATCTACTCGGTCCCACAGCCCGTTTTAAGTAAACAAATTACGTTGACAAACTACTTGTCATTTGCACCACTTCCGAGTGATTCTTCTCCTGTGACTTGGACTCGTAGCCCCACTGGTATGAGTGTAGACCGAGTCAACCCCATGGTAGCCCCATTACACGATGGCAGGATATTCATCTGTGGTGGCACTTATATAAGAAGTAGTTGGGCTGAGGTCTACGACCCGAAGACATGCCAGTTCCTCAGTCTGCAATTGCCTACGAGCGTGGCTAAGATTCCCATACCAAGATCTTGCTTTCAGTACACCAATGAATTGGTACTGATATACTATGATGCCTGGTTTTACAATCAGGACGAATACGAAGGCCGAGCCCGCATGTCCTACAACATTGAAGGATACGAACCAACACTCCTCCAGTACAATTTGGTATCAAACTATAGGCAAGTCTTTGCAAGGGAATTACCTGAGCCATACTATGAAAGGTTTAAGAGGAACCTCGTCTATGTGGGTGGAGACATTCTATTCATGATGGACTACTCATCTAGGTGGTTAGTCTACAATCTGTCCTCAAAGAAGGTGGGAAACGTGGAGGTGGAGCTTCCGGATACGGATGTGATTGAAGCTTTCTATGTCGGCAACACTCATACCACAAGCACTAGTTGGCTCTTCTACGTATTCCTTCGTCATATGGTTAATTATACGACTAGTGGTGTTCGATATGCCAAGGTCGAAGTTGTGCAAGGCAAGGACGGGGATTACATTGCTACTGTGCAGATGAATGGTGTCCTGAGAGTGCGTCCCTTTTCAGATATGCATAT GTTTGGTTTCAAAGCAAGGTCTAAGAGAGATGCGGAGGAACAACCACCAGAGaagaaagggaaagagaagATGATGAGAATTGAGTGA
- the LOC121773995 gene encoding uncharacterized protein LOC121773995 isoform X2, with product MRGGLGLRFIMLKYTSLSMNYCCIDEVELKDDTERNLEELEFIGNCLHQDIPANPGIVCVGDTMYMFGGVIYSVPQPVLSKQITLTNYLSFAPLPSDSSPVTWTRSPTGMSVDRVNPMVAPLHDGRIFICGGTYIRSSWAEVYDPKTCQFLSLQLPTSVAKIPIPRSCFQYTNELVLIYYDAWFYNQDEYEGRARMSYNIEGYEPTLLQYNLVSNYRQVFARELPEPYYERFKRNLVYVGGDILFMMDYSSRWLVYNLSSKKVGNVEVELPDTDVIEAFYVGNTHTTSTSWLFYVFLRHMVNYTTSGVRYAKVEVVQGKDGDYIATVQMNGVLRVWFQSKV from the exons ATGAGGGGTGGTCTAGGTCTACGCTTCATTATGTTGAAGTACACGTCTCTGAGTATGAACTACTGTTGTATTGACGAGGTGGAATTGAAGGATGATACTGAACGTAATCTAGAAGAATTAGAATTTATAGGAAATTGTTTGCATCAGGACATTCCGGCTAACCCTGGAATTGTTTGTGTCGGTGATACCATGTACATGTTCGGAGGTGTCATCTACTCGGTCCCACAGCCCGTTTTAAGTAAACAAATTACGTTGACAAACTACTTGTCATTTGCACCACTTCCGAGTGATTCTTCTCCTGTGACTTGGACTCGTAGCCCCACTGGTATGAGTGTAGACCGAGTCAACCCCATGGTAGCCCCATTACACGATGGCAGGATATTCATCTGTGGTGGCACTTATATAAGAAGTAGTTGGGCTGAGGTCTACGACCCGAAGACATGCCAGTTCCTCAGTCTGCAATTGCCTACGAGCGTGGCTAAGATTCCCATACCAAGATCTTGCTTTCAGTACACCAATGAATTGGTACTGATATACTATGATGCCTGGTTTTACAATCAGGACGAATACGAAGGCCGAGCCCGCATGTCCTACAACATTGAAGGATACGAACCAACACTCCTCCAGTACAATTTGGTATCAAACTATAGGCAAGTCTTTGCAAGGGAATTACCTGAGCCATACTATGAAAGGTTTAAGAGGAACCTCGTCTATGTGGGTGGAGACATTCTATTCATGATGGACTACTCATCTAGGTGGTTAGTCTACAATCTGTCCTCAAAGAAGGTGGGAAACGTGGAGGTGGAGCTTCCGGATACGGATGTGATTGAAGCTTTCTATGTCGGCAACACTCATACCACAAGCACTAGTTGGCTCTTCTACGTATTCCTTCGTCATATGGTTAATTATACGACTAGTGGTGTTCGATATGCCAAGGTCGAAGTTGTGCAAGGCAAGGACGGGGATTACATTGCTACTGTGCAGATGAATGGTGTCCTGAGA GTTTGGTTTCAAAGCAAGGTCTAA